The following proteins come from a genomic window of Halomicroarcula saliterrae:
- a CDS encoding GIY-YIG nuclease family protein has product MDGGTYTLVIERESDGHIQVGALGEIGFPAGWYAYTGSALGTGGFSRVERHRAVASGENDARHWHIDYLLGDDATSVDSVVTTTADIECAVARRLADAVGGAVSDFGCSDCSCRSHLVGCDDRAELLAAVERAHDVGTSGSGYTTS; this is encoded by the coding sequence ATGGACGGCGGGACGTACACGCTCGTCATCGAACGCGAAAGCGACGGCCACATCCAGGTCGGCGCGCTGGGCGAAATCGGCTTCCCCGCGGGCTGGTACGCCTACACCGGGAGCGCACTCGGCACCGGCGGCTTTTCGCGCGTCGAGCGCCACCGCGCCGTCGCGAGCGGCGAGAACGACGCCCGCCACTGGCATATCGACTACCTCTTGGGCGACGACGCGACCAGCGTCGACAGCGTCGTGACGACCACCGCCGACATCGAGTGTGCCGTCGCCCGGCGGCTGGCCGACGCTGTGGGCGGTGCCGTTTCTGACTTTGGCTGTTCCGACTGCAGCTGTCGGTCGCATCTCGTCGGCTGTGACGACCGCGCGGAACTGCTGGCGGCCGTCGAGCGGGCACACGATGTGGGTACCAGTGGGAGCGGCTATACTACCAGTTGA